The genomic stretch CTTCGTGGTGCTGTTCCTTATGCTATCGCAACTGGTATTCCAATGTGGCAAGCACTGATTATCGGGGTTATTGCCAACATGCTTCCAGTTCCAATTATCTTCTTCTTTGCTCGCCGCGTTTTAGAGTGGGGAGCTGATAAACCTGTTATCGGCGGTTTCTTTACTTGGTGTTTGAAAAAAGGTCACAAAGGTGGTAAAAAACTTGCAGATACTGCTGGTGATAAAGGAATTTTCATTGCTCTTCTTCTCTTTGTAGGAATTCCAATTCCTGGAACAGGAGCTTGGACAGGAACACTTGCTGCTTCAATTCTTGACTGGGACTTCAAACGCAGTATTACAGCGGTTATGCTCGGGGTTATCCTTGCAGGCTTAATCATGGGAACACTAACTGTTCTTGGTTTGGGCGCTTTATCTTAATTTGAAAAAACAAGAGCTTGGAAATTCCAAGCTCTTTAATGTTACACACAAAAAAAGAAGACCACTAAGTGATCTTCTTTTTATATTAGCAAGCTAGTCTTATTTGTTAAGAGCTGCTGCCATTGTAGCTGCAACTTCTGATTCAAAGTCGTTAGCTGCTTTTTCGATACCTTCACCAACTTCGAAACGAGCGAAAGTAACAACTTTTGCGTTTACTGAATCAAGGTATTGTTCAACAGTTTTGCTGTCGTCCATGATGTAAACTTGTGCAAGAAGTGTGTATTGTTGGTCAACTTTAGTGTTGTCAAGCATGAAGCGAGCCATTTTACCAGGGATGATTTTATCCCAGATTTTTTCTGGTTTACCTTCAGCTTTAAGTTCTGCTTTGATATCTTCTTCAGCTTGAGCGATGATTTCATCAGTCAATTGTGATTTAGAACCATATTTCAAGTGTGGAAGAGCTGGTTTGTTAACCATTGCACGTGATTCGTTATCAAGGTCGATTTTGTGGTTCATTTGAGCCAATTCATCGTGGATGAATTGTGGGTCAAGTTCTTCGTATGAAAGAACTGTTGGTTTCATAGCTGCAACGTGCATTGAAACTTGTTTAGCAATAGCTTCGTCGCCACCTTCAAGAACTGTGATAACACCGATACGTCCACCGTTGTGTTGGTAAGCACCGAAGTGTTGTTCATCAGTTTTTTCGATAAGTGCGAAACGACGGAATGAAATTTTTTCACCGATTGTTGCAGTTGCATTAACAAAAGCTGCTTCCAAAGTGTCGCCTGAAGCCAATGTTACTTTAAGAGCTTCTTCGTTGTTAGCTGGTTTTTGTTCAGCGATAGCTTTAGCTGTTTCTTTAACCAATTCAACGAATTGTGCGTTTTGAGCAACGAAGTCAGTTTCAGCGTTAACTTCAACAACTGCTGCAACGTTACCGTCAACGTAAGTACCAGTCAAACCTTCAGCAGCAACGCGGTCAGCTTTTTTAGCTGCTTTAGCCATACCTTTTTCACGAAGCAATTCAATTGCTTTTTCCATGTCACCGTCAGTTTCAACAAGTGCTTTTTTGGCATCCATAACACCAGCACCTGATTTTTCACGCAATTCTTTTACTTGAGCTGCAGTAATTGCCATTTTTATGTCCTCCAGGTTTTTTGTTTACTAAATAATAAAAACGAGACAGAGCGGTTTGCTTTCTGCCCCGTTTAAAGCATATCTAAGACTGTTAAGCCTCGAAATATTATTCGTTGTCGCCTTCTACAACTTCAACGATTTCTTCGATTGAATCAGCTTTTGCTTCTGCTGCGAAGTCAGCATCTGCATCTTCACCTTGGCGTCCTTCGATAACAGCGTCAGCCAATTTAGAAGTGATCAATTTAACGGCGCGGATAGCGTCATCGTTAGCTGGGATGATAACATCGATATCATCTGGATCAGCGTTAGTATCAACCATAGCTACTACAGGGATACCAAGTTTTTTAGCTTCTTTAACAGCGATTTGTTCTTTGTGTGGGTCAACAATGTACATAACGTCTGGAATACGAGGCATATCTTCGATACCACCCAAGAATTTTTCAAGACGAGCACGTTGTTTGTTAAGAAGAGCAACTTCTTTCTTAGGAAGAACCTCAAAAGTTCCATCTTCTTCCATACGTTTGATTTCTTTCAAACGAGCGATACGTTTTTGGATAGTATCCCAGTTTGTAAGAGTTCCACCCAACCAACGGTGGTTGATGTAGTATTGACCTGCGCGTTCTGCTTCTTCTTTAACAGCGTCAGCAGCTTGTTTTTTAGTACCAACAAACAAGATTACAGCGTCGTTTGCAGCTGCATCACGAACGAATTCGTAAGCTGCATCAGCCATTTTTACAGTTTGTTGAAGGTCGATAACGTGGATACCGTTACGTTCTGTGAAGATGTATTTAGCCATCTTAGGGTTCCAGCGACGAGTTTGGTGACCAAAGTGAACACCAGCTTCAAGAAGTTGTTTCATTGAAATTACTGCCATGAGTAGTTTCTCCTTTATAAAATGTTTTTTTCCTCTTCCAGACTTCATCTTGCAAGCCCACCCATAAAGAGCAACAGGTTCACAATACATCCAGAATGAGTATTTTGTTGCATAATACAACTATCATAGTTTATCACAAAATCAAGGCTTTGACAAGCCATATGCTGCTTGAAACAGTTTTTATTTTCGCCGTTTGACAGCTCTTTTTATCAATCATTTGAAAACGAAAAAGCCCGACAGTGTCGAGCTTTTGTTATGTCATGAAGGCGGTAGACGGATTTGAACCGACGATCAAGCTTTTGCAGAGCCGTGCCTTACCACTTGGCTATACCGCCATAACAGATAATATTTTACCTTAAATTCAAAAGCACGTCAAGCCTTATTCGTGAAATTCTGCCAGACAATTCTGAAATCCTGCAAATAATCCCTTTTTACACAAAAAAAGTCACCCAACTAGAGTGACTCTGTCTTATCATCAAAATTGGCAGCAATCATCAAAACATTTAACTCACTAATTGCAACGACAAAAGGGAACGTAAAATTTGTCTTATATGGAGATAAAAGTTTTGGCGCCTTTGCTAATAGCTTCAAAACAGCATCATATCGGCTTTACTGTGGATTGCTCCACGGACAGGTTGGAAAACCATAAAAATGCAAGACTTATTTTTTGCTAATGCCAATTAACTGGCTCTTTTAGCCGCAACGCTTCATTATTCAACACATCTTAAGCACCACTATCGCACGCCATCTGTTACAAATGGTAAGAGGTTAAACAGATTTTTCTAAACAAGTTACCTTCAAAAAGGATGTAGTAGTTAAGATGGATTCGATGCCAAGAAATGTCTGACTTCCTGGAAAATACTATTGGCACCGCTATTTAATATAAAGTGACAGATGGATGGTGGAAAGAAAAAAGAAATTTCAACAGTACACAAGTAACACTATGAAAGCATTCTTCGTACTCTAATCCGCAGGAGATTATACTGACGTTAAAACACTCTTGTCCTTTCACCTTGTGAAAGTAATAATACCTTATATCAATAACGTTGGTAAGGCTGCCAGAACTAGTATTAATCATGATAACCAACACTTCTGTAGCTATCACCAGAAAACATAAAGCACCACCTTCAAAATCAGACAGCTCAAATTAGTCTAATTTTCCCTAGAATCAACTCATGAATGGAAATGGAGAAGAAGCTAATGTAATCCTAGGACACACCAAAATGAGCAAAACAAATTTTGAATCCGCTAAAAAATCCAGCCCTAAAGATAAAATCTCTAAAGTGATGATAATAAAACACGTTTCGGTATTCTTTTTCGAAAAATAATAACCAATAAGTAAACTATTCAAATAGGTTACACCAATATCTTACCACTCATGCGTAGAATTTTCTGAAAATTGTATATTTGCTCAATAAAAAAAGTTTATTTGCGGATTTGCAAATAAACCGATTTCGCACTTTTCGCTGTTAAAATGAAGACATACTTACTAAGGAGGATACTACTAATGCTTAAACTAACCCTTAAACAATTACTAAAAACTGTCGTTCTAATACTTCCATTTTTTGTATATTACCCATAAACCTAACACTTGTTAAAACCAATCAAATCAACCAGAGTAACAACATTTATCCCTTCCCTGCCCTAATGATGTTGTTACAAAACCTATGAATATACGTAATATATAATATATAAAATTTGGAGGATACTTATTATGTTCACATTGAAAAAAACTGCTAAAGAATTGACTAAACTTGCCCTAATTGGACCTGCAGTTCTTCTACCAATTATTTTTATGCTTTAAAATTCAATCACTATCATTCCTCACTATTATCAATAATTCTTGATAAGTTCATCTTAAGATACGAGGCTACTATAGGGCTTCCAATCTCTTCAATACAGGCGATAAAGTGCTCCAAGTCTGATAAATCCTCTGTCCCATCTTCAAGATTAGCAATTAATTTTTTTAAAAAATTAAGATAAGTCATGGCAAGCATATCTTGATAAGTAATTATCTTTTCTAGAGCTTCAATAAAGTAATTAGCTTGATAAAGCTTTCGATAGGTAACTAATAGCACTATTAGGTTTAAAAAAACGACTTCTGCATTCTTTTTATGACTTGTAAGTGACTGATAAAGTTTATCTCTATCGACAAATGCCTTCCCCAAAAAAATCAAATCAGATTCAGATAAAATGGACATAGTGTTTCCAAAGATAAATAGCTCAAACTCTGTCCACTCTTCAATTTCATAGAGATATGAAGTTAAAAAGTTTTTCTCTTCTTCTGAAATCACATAAGTCGGGTCAAGATTATAGATATAGGTTTTTATAATCAATTCATTCAAACGGTTATAAACATCAAAAACCTCAGAATCTTTTTCACTTTCAAGTAAAGCCTTAAGTCCTTCAATATCTTGTTTATTATATAGCTCTGCTATTTTTGTTGATAATTGAAACGTCTTCGGTTCTTGATAGTTATTAATCGCGTGGCCGAATTCTGAGAAGGTCATGTGGATACCTGAGATGGCGATTAAGAGTTTATCTGCGGCAAGCATGGATTGGCCATTTTCAAAACGTGAAAGTTGTGACACAGAGAGGTTTTCTCGTGCGACATCTTTTAGTTTCAACCCACGCGCAATTCGTAGTTCGCGATAAAGTTCACCCAGTTGCATTGATTTTTTAAGTTTCATACAGTCTCCTTTTTTGACAAAAATTCCAATAATCTTGGATTTATAGAAACTACGTTTTCTAAATTCTCCCAACAAGAAAGGTCATGTCTGTTATCCTAAACAGCTTAGAAAATCATAGCTCTATATTTCTATTTTAAAAAACTAGTTATATTATCTAGGTATACTAACTAATGTTTATTGTATCATATTTTTAAAAAAGAAATAGAAAAAAACAAGAACTTGCCTAATACAAGTTCTTGTTTGGCTCATTATCTTAAGTGATTACCAAATAATGACGCGGTCTTCTGGTGCACGCCACATTGGGTCACCAGCTTTGATATCAAATTCTTCATGAAATTCATCAAAGTTTGTCAGTGTCACATTAGTACGAAGTTTACCTGGTGCGTGAACATCGATACTTGCTAGCATTTGCATGTACTCATCGCGAGCTTTCATACGCCAAATAGTTGCGAAATTGATGAAGAAGTCTCGAGCTGAAAAATCATCATCTTGCTTAGCAGCTTCAAGCGCACAAGCAACACCGCCAAGGTCTGCGACATTTTCTGAAACAGTTAATTTACCATTTACTTTTGCCCCATACGAATCAAGGCCGTCAAATTGGTCAACGATTTTATCAGTGCATTTCGTAAATGCTTCGTAATCCGCATCAGTCCACCAGTTATTCAAGCTACCATTTTCATCAAATGATGCTCCATTAGTATCAAAGGCATGTGAAATTTCGTGAGCAATAACTGCTCCGATACCACCATAATTAGCTGATGAACTTTGTTCCAAGCTGTAAAATGGTGCTTGTAAAATAGCTGCTGGGAAAACAATTTGGTTTTGTTGTGGGTCGTAATAAGCATTGACCATGTGAGCTGGCATGTGCCATTCGCTACGGTCAACCGGCTGATTCCACTTGCTCCAGCTGTGTGCGATAGAAATTTTAGCAAGGTTTCGTGCATTTTCAACAAGTGATAAAGACTCATCGATAATCTTCTTCGCATAAGTTTCTGGCAATTTTTCCGGATAACCAATATGAGGAGTGATGACATTTAATT from Streptococcus ruminicola encodes the following:
- a CDS encoding COG2426 family protein, translating into MNYIITFLIGMVPLIELRGAVPYAIATGIPMWQALIIGVIANMLPVPIIFFFARRVLEWGADKPVIGGFFTWCLKKGHKGGKKLADTAGDKGIFIALLLFVGIPIPGTGAWTGTLAASILDWDFKRSITAVMLGVILAGLIMGTLTVLGLGALS
- the tsf gene encoding translation elongation factor Ts — translated: MAITAAQVKELREKSGAGVMDAKKALVETDGDMEKAIELLREKGMAKAAKKADRVAAEGLTGTYVDGNVAAVVEVNAETDFVAQNAQFVELVKETAKAIAEQKPANNEEALKVTLASGDTLEAAFVNATATIGEKISFRRFALIEKTDEQHFGAYQHNGGRIGVITVLEGGDEAIAKQVSMHVAAMKPTVLSYEELDPQFIHDELAQMNHKIDLDNESRAMVNKPALPHLKYGSKSQLTDEIIAQAEEDIKAELKAEGKPEKIWDKIIPGKMARFMLDNTKVDQQYTLLAQVYIMDDSKTVEQYLDSVNAKVVTFARFEVGEGIEKAANDFESEVAATMAAALNK
- the rpsB gene encoding 30S ribosomal protein S2, with translation MAVISMKQLLEAGVHFGHQTRRWNPKMAKYIFTERNGIHVIDLQQTVKMADAAYEFVRDAAANDAVILFVGTKKQAADAVKEEAERAGQYYINHRWLGGTLTNWDTIQKRIARLKEIKRMEEDGTFEVLPKKEVALLNKQRARLEKFLGGIEDMPRIPDVMYIVDPHKEQIAVKEAKKLGIPVVAMVDTNADPDDIDVIIPANDDAIRAVKLITSKLADAVIEGRQGEDADADFAAEAKADSIEEIVEVVEGDNE
- a CDS encoding helix-turn-helix domain-containing protein → MKLKKSMQLGELYRELRIARGLKLKDVARENLSVSQLSRFENGQSMLAADKLLIAISGIHMTFSEFGHAINNYQEPKTFQLSTKIAELYNKQDIEGLKALLESEKDSEVFDVYNRLNELIIKTYIYNLDPTYVISEEEKNFLTSYLYEIEEWTEFELFIFGNTMSILSESDLIFLGKAFVDRDKLYQSLTSHKKNAEVVFLNLIVLLVTYRKLYQANYFIEALEKIITYQDMLAMTYLNFLKKLIANLEDGTEDLSDLEHFIACIEEIGSPIVASYLKMNLSRIIDNSEE